The genomic region GTCTTTGAATATGCGGGTTACAATCTGCACGTTTGCATGGTTTGCGATGGCTATGAAATGGCCGACAAACAGTGTGGATTTTTTGCCGGAAGTGAAGCCAGCATCGAAGAAATGGTGTTTAATTTAAGCTGGTTTACGCCCTATATTACGATTTTCACCCACGGCTTATTTGAAGTGAGCGAACCCCTGCGGCAAGAACTGCGCGAACACGGCTATCGGTTAGTAGAAACGCCGATTAAGCAGTTTCTCGGCGAAAACCATCGGATGACCGGGGTGGAATTGGTCGATGGAACGGAGATTGGGTTAGAAACGGGATTAATTTCGATGGGTTCGACCTATCACAATACTTATTTGAAGAATATCCCGTTGGAGATGAAAGGCGGTTATTTGATAACGGATAAGATGGGACGGACTTCTCACCCGCGTATTTTTGCGATCGGCGATTTGAAGGTGGGATTAAATCAAGTGGTGGTGGCGGCGGGAGATGGCGCCTTGGCGGCGACCCAAATCTGGCGGGAAATTCGGCGCGATCGCGGTCCGCGTCGGTGGGAAGAGAATCTTTCGGCGTCAGTTTGAGGGGATCCGAACGGCGATCGCCCCCGATTGAGGCGCGAGATCTCGCATCCGTGCTGTTTTTTCTCGAAACAGGGGATTGGGGGTGGTCGATCGCCATCGGATCGAGTAGCATGGAACAGAGGACGGGCGATCGCCCCCGGTCGCGATTGGATGTGGGGGATCGGCGTTCTCGAACGGCTCGGGGATCGAGCGGTGGCGGTGATCTGCATCACGACTTCCAGGGGGTGGCGATCGCCTCGAAAAGCTTATTTACATCACGATTTTTAACGAGATCGATCGCCAAATGAGAGCGATTTAGATCGACAAAAACGCATTAAATAATCACAGGTTATTTTCGATCTGCATCACGAATTATAATCCTTAATTCCTCCATACTAATTATAGCGATTGGCAATCGCCAAAAGCAAAATTTAACTTCAATTCTCGATCGAAACGTCTTAAAAAGACCTATCGAATAATTGAAATTAAATTTTCTGGCGATCGCCCGGGCTGCACGATCTCTGTTTCTCTGGACAGGGAAAAATATCGTTGAGCCGCAAAGTTCACCAAACAGTCATCGCGTTGCCAGGAGGAAAGTAGGAATGTTAAATGCGACTGCACTTTTAATTGATTCGTTTGTTCCTAAACTTCAAGACGGTTACCATCGAACCTATGGCGGCTACAAACCGCATTATGCTGACATTCTGGCTTGGGCTGGCGCAATGGCGTTAGAAAACATTGCCAATAGTGACGCGCTTTATCATAACGTCGAACATACAATTTTCGTCACCTTAGTCGGACAAGAAATCTTGCGAGGTAAACATATTCGCGAAGGTGGTGTTTCCTGCGAAGACTGGTTACATTTTATTATTTCCCTACTCTGTCACGATATCGGTTATATCAAAGGGGTCTGTCGCGGCGACGAGATCGGCGATCGTATGTATGCTACGGGTCGCGATGGGATCAGAATTTCCCTACAACCCGGCGCCACCGATGCCAGTTTGACTCCCTATCACGTCGATCGCGGCAAACTCTTTATTCACGAACGTTTCGGCGGACACGGTTTGATCGACGCCGACGCCATTAAAGCCAATATCGAACTGACTCGCTTTCCCGTCCCCAAAGACCGCGACCACCAAGATACCCTCAATTATCCCGGCTTAGTGCGTGCGGCGGATCTGATCGGTCAACTCAGCGACCCGCGTTATTTACAAAAAATTCCCGCTTTATTTTACGAGTTTGAAGAAACCGGACAAAATAAAGTCTTGGGTTACGCCAATCCGGGGGATTTACGCAAGAATTATCCCAAATTTTTCTGGAATGTCGTTTATCGTTACATCGAAGATGCGTTAGGGTATTTGCAATTAACTCAAGAAGGAAAACAAGTTATTGCCAACCTTACGGCGAATGTCTTCCGCGTCGAACACGAAGATTGTAGTACGGTCGTAGCGTCTTAGTTTTAAAGGGATTTATCAGAAAAGTGGGTCTAAGACCTCGCCCTTGACCGGGTCAAAGCCGGGTGGGTATTGCGGTTAAGTTAAAACCAAATCCCTGTAGGGACTCGGCATTGCCGGGTCCCTACTGAAACCCTTGGGAGTGGGAGTATCTTGCTCCCTATTTGGGTTACAAATCATTTAGGACTGTTATAGTGAAAAATTGGTCAATGCACCCTCATATTACTGCCCTATTTTTGCCTAAAATTGGCAAAAATTACGGGGCAATATCCCAAATTTTGATCGTGTTGTCGTTGCTCCCACTGGCGAGACGAGTTCCGTCGCCGTTGATGCCGATCGCGAAGACCGACTTGGTATGTCCGGTGAGATTGAGTAACAGGCGACCATCTCTGACACTCCACAGCTTGATCGTGCGATCGTCGCTGGCGCTGGCGATCGCCTCGCCGTCCGGCGTCACTTCCACGTCATAAACCGGGAAGGCATGACCGCGTATGGTTCGCAACAAGTCCCCAGTTGCTACATCCCAAATTTTTACCGTATTGTCGAAACTGCCCGTGATTAACAGCTCGCCGTCGGGGGTAAATGTGAGAGAACTTACCCAGTCATCGTGAGCGACGATGCTGGCGAGTTGGGTTCCGGTTTCGACATCCCAAAGGCGAACGGTGCGATCGAGGCCGCCACTGGCGAGGATTGCCCCGTCGGGACTGAACGCCAAGGCATTGACGCCGTCGCTATGTCCGGTGAGAATCCGAAGCGGATCCCCGTTGGTCCCGTTCCAGAGGCGAATGGTTTTGTCCCAACTACCTGTAGCGACGATCGCGGTATCCGGGGCGATCGCCACCGCTTTGACTGCTTGTTGGTGACCGATCAGGGTAAAGCGGATTTGAC from Oxynema aestuarii AP17 harbors:
- a CDS encoding Npun_R2479 family HD domain-containing metalloprotein, which produces MLNATALLIDSFVPKLQDGYHRTYGGYKPHYADILAWAGAMALENIANSDALYHNVEHTIFVTLVGQEILRGKHIREGGVSCEDWLHFIISLLCHDIGYIKGVCRGDEIGDRMYATGRDGIRISLQPGATDASLTPYHVDRGKLFIHERFGGHGLIDADAIKANIELTRFPVPKDRDHQDTLNYPGLVRAADLIGQLSDPRYLQKIPALFYEFEETGQNKVLGYANPGDLRKNYPKFFWNVVYRYIEDALGYLQLTQEGKQVIANLTANVFRVEHEDCSTVVAS
- a CDS encoding WD40 repeat domain-containing protein encodes the protein MILKLSSWKASGAIAIAAVATVSTLKLFVNDWVPASIAQEPDAPQAAPTVEVSNRLMRTFGDETYAVLALAYSPSAPVVVSGSIEDTIKFWRSTDGSLQYTAATHLDDVRALVMSQDGKYLLSGSDDKTANMWDAATGQIRFTLIGHQQAVKAVAIAPDTAIVATGSWDKTIRLWNGTNGDPLRILTGHSDGVNALAFSPDGAILASGGLDRTVRLWDVETGTQLASIVAHDDWVSSLTFTPDGELLITGSFDNTVKIWDVATGDLLRTIRGHAFPVYDVEVTPDGEAIASASDDRTIKLWSVRDGRLLLNLTGHTKSVFAIGINGDGTRLASGSNDNTIKIWDIAP
- a CDS encoding NAD(P)/FAD-dependent oxidoreductase, whose product is MKLTKKNLEERRDRVYDAIVIGGGAGGLSAGIYLQRYRLSSLIIDKGKARSFWMQELHNYLGLPPDTPGRVLLKRGEQHYESVNGDMLNGYVEEVVDEGETFAVRVKVGRQNSIYPTFRAKYIIAASGIIDNLVPLEDMRNVFEYAGYNLHVCMVCDGYEMADKQCGFFAGSEASIEEMVFNLSWFTPYITIFTHGLFEVSEPLRQELREHGYRLVETPIKQFLGENHRMTGVELVDGTEIGLETGLISMGSTYHNTYLKNIPLEMKGGYLITDKMGRTSHPRIFAIGDLKVGLNQVVVAAGDGALAATQIWREIRRDRGPRRWEENLSASV